The sequence GAGGCCACTGTCAGCGTGCCGCCGGCGATTGAAGCTTGGGCCGGCGAAAACAAGACGTGGCTGATCGCGGGGTCGGCACTTCTGGTTCTGGCGGCTTACGCACTGGCGTAGGCGCTCGAACGCGGAATGGCATGAATCAGTTTGGGGGAGCCTGGTAGGAACCGAATGGTTTTCGCATCCGACGGGGGAATGCGGAAGAAAAAGGCCAGAGGTTCCACAAGGCCGGGCGAAGAGAAGGGGGCGTCCGCATTTCGCGGCCGCCCCCGATTTCGTTTGGAGCGTCTTGTGCCGGGCTGCGGCTAGACGCTGTAGTACATGTCGTACTCGACCGGGTGGGGCATCATCTCGAAGCGCTCCACCTCTTCCATCTTCAGCTCGAGATACGCATCGATCGCATCGTCGGTGAACACGTTGCCCTTCTTGAGGAAGGCGCGGTCCGCATCCAACGACTCGCACGCTTCGCGCAGCGAGCCGCTTACGGTCGGAACCTTCTCGAGCTCTTCCGGCGGAAGATCGTAGAGGTTCTTGTCGATTGCCGAGCCCGGGTCGAGCTTGTTCTCGATGCCGTCGAGGCCAGCCATCAGCATGGCCGAGAAGGCAAGGTAGGGGTTGGCGGTCGGATCGGGGAAACGGACCTCGATGCGCTTGGACTTCGGACCCGTGCCGAGCGGAATGCGGCACGATGCGGAGCGGTTGCGCGAGGAGTAGGCCAGGAGCACCGGCGCCTCATAGCCCGGGACCAGCCGCTTGTAGGAGTTGGTGCTGGGGTTGGTATAGGCGTTCAGCGCCTTCGCGTGCTTCAGGATGCCCGCGATGTAGTGCAGGGCCGTGTCCGACAGATCGGCGTATTTGTCGCCCGCGAAGGTCGGGCCGCCGTCCTTCCAGATCGACTGGTGCACATGCATGCCCGAGCCGTTATCGCCGAAGACCGGCTTCGGCATGAAGGTGGCGGTCTTGCCGTAGACGTGGGCCACGTTGTGGATCACGTATTTGTAGATCTGCATGGCATCGCCGGTCTGGATGATGGGGCCGAACTTGATGCCGAGTTCGTGCTGGGCCGCGCCCACCTCGTGGTGGTGCTTCTCGGTGACGACACCCATCTCCGCCATGACGGAAAGCATCTCCGAACGCAGATCCTGTGCGGAGTCGACCGGCGGCACCGGGAAATAGCCGCCCTTCATGCGCGGACGGTGGCCGAGATTACCCATCTCGTATTCCGTGCCGGAATTTGTCGGCAGTTCCGTCGAGTCGACCCGGAAACCGCAATTGTACGGCTCGGCCGAGAAGCGCACGTCGTCGAACACGAAGAACTCGGCCTCGGGGCCGAACACCGCCGTGTCGCCCACGCCGGTCTGCTGCATGTACGCCTGGGCCTTGCCGGCGATGCCGCGCGGATCGCGCTCGTAGGGCTCGTTGGTCAGCGGCTCGAGAACGTCACAGAAGACGGCGAGCGTGCTCTGCGCGAAGAAGGGATCGATGACTGCCGAATTGCAGTCCGGCATCAGCTTCATGTCCGACTCGTTGATCGCCTTCCACCCGGCAATCGAGGAGCCGTCGAACATCACGCCTTCAGCGAACGCTTCCTCGTCCATGAGGCCCGCATCCATTGTGACGTGCTGCATCTTCCCCCTGGGATCGGTGAAGCGTAGGTCGACGAATTTAATCTCTTCGTCCTTGATCTTTTTGGCGGTGCTACTTGCGTCTGCCATTTTCTCTCCCTTCCACAGATTACACCCTCACACTGTACCGAGGCGGCGATAGGTTGCTCCAGTTATGTGAAAGTTATGAGTGAAATGGGGCGGATGGGCCAGTCTAATTGCGACTAGATGGCATCGTCCCCAGTCTCGCCGGTGCGGATGCGCACGGCCTCCTCGACCTGGGAGACAAAGATCTTTCCATCGCCGATGCGGCCGGTCTTTGCCGACGACACGATGGCGTCGACAGCCTTGTCGACCATGTTGTCCACTAGCACGAGCTCGAGTTTCACTTTTGGCAGGAAATCCACCACGTATTCGGCGCCGCGATAGAGTTCGGTGTGGCCCTTCTGGCGGCCGAAGCCCTTTGCTTCAGTGACGGTAATGCCCTGAAGACCGATCTCTTGAAGAGCCTCCTTCACTTCATCAAGCTTGAACGGCTTGATGATCGCTTCGATCTTTTTCATTCTCCGTAATACCTCCCAGTCTAAAGTTGCAGCGCCTCGCCGCGTAGTGCGCCGCTATGCAATCGTAGTCAGGACCAAGCCTTAGCACACCCTATGCCAATCTAATGGGCGGACGATTTACACGTAGAATCATTATCTTAGAGGATTTACGCAAAATGTGGAGGCGAAGCGGTCGGAGTTGGTGGCGACGCAATAGGCAGTACGCATAAAAACTAGGCAGATGCAACGGTCCCCAAGACTTCACCAGCCACCGACTTGGTGTTTCGAAGCTCTCATCCCTTAGGCAGGACGATGCTGGAACTCTTAACCGCGAAAGAAATGGGCCATGCGGACAAACTCGCTATAGAAGGCGGGGTTGCCGGCGCTGTCCTCATGGAGAATGCGGGGCGAAGTGTCGCCGATGAGGTCTCGCTACGGTTTCCCGACGCCACGACGGTCGCGATACTTTGCGGACCCGGCAACAACGGCGGTGATGGCTTTGTCGCGGCGCGCCAGCTTTTGGAGCGCGGCTATTTCGTTCGCCTCGGCTTCGATGGCGATCCGAGCAAGCTGCCGGCAGACGCAGCCGCCATGGCGGCGCGCTACACGGGCGCCGTTCACCCTCTCGAGCCTGTGCTGTTCGACGGCGCGGATGTCATCGTCGATGGCTTGTTCGGCGCGGGCCTCGCACGTCCCATCGAAGGCAAGTTTGCCGTCCTCATCGATGCGGCGAATGCAAGTGGGATCCCGATCATCGCCATCGACGTTCCGAGCGGCGTTGACGGCTCCACCGGCTTGATCCTGGGGACGGCCATACGTGCTTTGAGCTCGGTCACCTTCTTCCGATTCAAGCCTGGGCATTTCCTGATGCCAGGTCATCTGCATTGCGGCGAGCTCCACCTTGCCGATATCGGCATCCCCGACGAGGTGCTCGAGACGGTGAAGCCGGCGCTTTACGCCAACGAGCCGGGCTTATGGCTCGATCGCTATCCGTGGCCGACGGTCCTGGGCCACAAATATCTGCGGGGCCACGCAGTCGTGGCTTCGGGGCCGGCCGATGCGACAGGGGCGGCACGACTAGCTGCGCGCAGCGCCCTGCGGGCGGGGGCAGGGCTTGTGACGGTCGCGTCGCCCCGCAACGCCCTGGCCGTGAACGCGGCACAACTGACCGCGGTAATGCTTCGGGAGGCGGACGGTCCCCAGGGACTCGCGGCGCTCCTGGCCGACACCCGCAAGAACGCCTTTCTGATCGGTCCCGGCCACGGTGTGGACGAGGACACGCGGCAGATGGTGTTGACGGCCTTGCAGGCCGAACCGGCTGTCGTGCTCGATGCCGACGCGCTCACGTCCTTCGCAGAGAACCCTGAAGAGCTATTCGACGCCATTCGAGCGCGAAAAGCGCCGGTCGTCATGACGCCCCATGCGGGCGAGTTCGCGCGGCTCTTCGGCGATGTGCCGGGAGCCTCGAAGGTCGACCGGACACGGACCGCCGCGTCGCGCTCCGGTGCCACCGTCGTCTTGAAAGGACCCGACACCGTGATCGCGGCGCCCGATGGCCGCGCCGCCATCGACACCAACGGCACGCCGTGGCTCGCCACGGCAGGCTCGGGCGATGCGATGGCCGGGATGGTGCTCGCCATGCTGGCGCAGGGCCTTGGTGGCTTCGACGCGGGGTGTATCGCTGTTTGGATGCATGGGCAGGCGGCGAAACTCTTCGGGCCAGGCCTGATCGCGGAGGATCTGCCCGAGCTGATCCCCGAAGTCCTTGAGGAGCTTGAGGAATATGGAAGCGACGGTTGAGGCCCCGAGGCGCGGTTTTCGCGACCGTTTGTTGACACACTCGGCGGTTATGAGGGACATCTAGACAAGGCACCGCATCGCGTTGTGCCGTCGGGGTTCACCGAACCGCTCTAGCGAAGGATCGCTCACGATCATGGGCCGCAACCGCCCCACAAAGAGCCGTCTACGCACAAAGACACTTCTCCTCGGCGCCGCCTTGGCCGCGGCTTCGGCCGGCACGGCCGTTGCTGCCGATCAGGTCCTGCTGCGCGCGCGGGAAGGCGCGGCTGCCATGCTCCGTGGACAGTACGACCGGGCGGTGACGCTTTACGACGAGGCCGTCGGCACGCCGGACGTGTCCAAGTTCGTCCTGGCCAGCATCTATAGCGATCGCGGTGTCGCCAAATGGCGCATGAAGCAGACGAAAGAAGCGATCGACGATTTCAACGAATCCATCCAGCTCGCGCCCGACAACGCCATTGTCTACAACAACCGAGGCAATGCGTTGATGGACCTCGGTCATCCGGAAGAGGCCATCAAGGATTTCGACCGCGCGATCGTGCTGGATCCCAATTACGGAGCGGCCTTCAACAATCGCGGCAATGCCTACGCCGCGCTGCAGAACTACGACGCGGCCTTTCAGTCCTTCCGCAAGGCCACGGCGCTGCTATCGAGAACCGCAGCGCCCTATAACGGCCGGGGACGCGCTCACATGGAGCGGGACCGGTACCACGCCGCGCTGCGCGACCTCGACCGTTCGATCAAGATTGATCCCAAGCTGGCGGCGGCTTACCGCAATCGTGCGGCGGTCAATTTCGAGCTGGGTAATTATGCCGCCGCCGCCGAGGATGCGACGGAGGCTCTCGATCTCGAGCCCGAGCAAGACAAGGCCAAGCTCTTCATGCTGAGGGCGCGCGCGTACGCGGCGCAGAACAGCTTCCGGGAGGGCATTGCCGATTTCGATCGCGTTCTCGACCTCGAGCCGGAAAAGGTCGATGCCTTCATGGAGCGCGGCGAGCTACTCGCCAAGAACAAGCGCTACGATGCGGCCATCGGGGACTTCACGAAAGTCCTCGAATTGGAGCCGAAGAACGCCAAGGCCTATGCTTTGCGCGGCGAGACCAAGCTCTATGACCGGAAGCCGGACGAAGGGTACATCGACGTCAACATCGCACTCATCCTGGAGCCGAACGACCCGCAGGCGCTTCGCATAAGAGGCGACATCTTCCGCGAGCAGAACCGAACCGAGAATGCGGTCGCCGACTATCAGAAGGCAGCGTCGTTGGATCCATTCGACGATGAGGCGCGGGCCGCTCTGGAACGGCTTAAGGCGCCGGTTCCCCCCGACACCAGGAAGGCCTTGGGCGAGCCCGTCGCCGGCTGGATCATCACCGAGAAGTCTCCGGGGCGTTACGTGGCGACGAACGCCGACTATCGCGGCGTTACCGTACCCATGGAGATGTTCGGTGCAGGAAA comes from Methyloceanibacter stevinii and encodes:
- a CDS encoding tetratricopeptide repeat protein → MGRNRPTKSRLRTKTLLLGAALAAASAGTAVAADQVLLRAREGAAAMLRGQYDRAVTLYDEAVGTPDVSKFVLASIYSDRGVAKWRMKQTKEAIDDFNESIQLAPDNAIVYNNRGNALMDLGHPEEAIKDFDRAIVLDPNYGAAFNNRGNAYAALQNYDAAFQSFRKATALLSRTAAPYNGRGRAHMERDRYHAALRDLDRSIKIDPKLAAAYRNRAAVNFELGNYAAAAEDATEALDLEPEQDKAKLFMLRARAYAAQNSFREGIADFDRVLDLEPEKVDAFMERGELLAKNKRYDAAIGDFTKVLELEPKNAKAYALRGETKLYDRKPDEGYIDVNIALILEPNDPQALRIRGDIFREQNRTENAVADYQKAASLDPFDDEARAALERLKAPVPPDTRKALGEPVAGWIITEKSPGRYVATNADYRGVTVPMEMFGAGKPKLLAWDKLKGAQSNVGLLRYDAGTPTGDGSFEYVAVIDTRKQEVLAIEPERWGDKAATWTWQTASLSVTDPDGNVSEVALRPERTRSAPVARRRRDDGVASLGSHNSNPSVSSLASVARHRGGQGGSPLDWLFR
- a CDS encoding NAD(P)H-hydrate dehydratase, which gives rise to MLELLTAKEMGHADKLAIEGGVAGAVLMENAGRSVADEVSLRFPDATTVAILCGPGNNGGDGFVAARQLLERGYFVRLGFDGDPSKLPADAAAMAARYTGAVHPLEPVLFDGADVIVDGLFGAGLARPIEGKFAVLIDAANASGIPIIAIDVPSGVDGSTGLILGTAIRALSSVTFFRFKPGHFLMPGHLHCGELHLADIGIPDEVLETVKPALYANEPGLWLDRYPWPTVLGHKYLRGHAVVASGPADATGAARLAARSALRAGAGLVTVASPRNALAVNAAQLTAVMLREADGPQGLAALLADTRKNAFLIGPGHGVDEDTRQMVLTALQAEPAVVLDADALTSFAENPEELFDAIRARKAPVVMTPHAGEFARLFGDVPGASKVDRTRTAASRSGATVVLKGPDTVIAAPDGRAAIDTNGTPWLATAGSGDAMAGMVLAMLAQGLGGFDAGCIAVWMHGQAAKLFGPGLIAEDLPELIPEVLEELEEYGSDG
- the glnA gene encoding type I glutamate--ammonia ligase; its protein translation is MADASSTAKKIKDEEIKFVDLRFTDPRGKMQHVTMDAGLMDEEAFAEGVMFDGSSIAGWKAINESDMKLMPDCNSAVIDPFFAQSTLAVFCDVLEPLTNEPYERDPRGIAGKAQAYMQQTGVGDTAVFGPEAEFFVFDDVRFSAEPYNCGFRVDSTELPTNSGTEYEMGNLGHRPRMKGGYFPVPPVDSAQDLRSEMLSVMAEMGVVTEKHHHEVGAAQHELGIKFGPIIQTGDAMQIYKYVIHNVAHVYGKTATFMPKPVFGDNGSGMHVHQSIWKDGGPTFAGDKYADLSDTALHYIAGILKHAKALNAYTNPSTNSYKRLVPGYEAPVLLAYSSRNRSASCRIPLGTGPKSKRIEVRFPDPTANPYLAFSAMLMAGLDGIENKLDPGSAIDKNLYDLPPEELEKVPTVSGSLREACESLDADRAFLKKGNVFTDDAIDAYLELKMEEVERFEMMPHPVEYDMYYSV
- a CDS encoding P-II family nitrogen regulator; the protein is MKKIEAIIKPFKLDEVKEALQEIGLQGITVTEAKGFGRQKGHTELYRGAEYVVDFLPKVKLELVLVDNMVDKAVDAIVSSAKTGRIGDGKIFVSQVEEAVRIRTGETGDDAI